The Bubalus bubalis isolate 160015118507 breed Murrah chromosome 16, NDDB_SH_1, whole genome shotgun sequence genome window below encodes:
- the QSER1 gene encoding glutamine and serine-rich protein 1 isoform X1 → MDRNYATSGFADPPPPPPPAPPAAPSSAAAAPPPAPAWAYEPRAAAAASSSSGSGGSSPSLKASLSYEEGHPSNSETDLLQRQTFAASHQLPGYAATPQPTGLSGIFDTSVNNASTNTKESSVMNFLSAVESRTAQAASSGTTLLPQFRAPSWQTGMHSSAPTELFVTGPLPTTGTLPSPAVPAYQHPTTFSNRNFATTSPLVLQDSTFNTTSNGILSSHDPLLQIKTSQGTVPTALTFERLGSSAISNSIPPQSSTYRSAQESAPHLLQPQFSLLPSALGGAQQTPQAYGSTLFTSPTASIERALLRECSVIKHHQRPSGTQSIQTQLTGSQHSLHSYLSNASGVNFQETSRQSSLSCSPIGESTQVSSGGLQQKPSQVSVELAQSYSSAIPSSGYPPTAKVKSCSTKQPLASTKSPKPPSIIPPVQTLSYSKPLHNQSSVISGQAQIYSTAQLPSLLSVSQSQNYGLVQPHNVPSIVHSQVYRSSKVEKLPSLYKTLTFSGSSQTITSENSTLNYSSNQQEVLSSVTNENYPAPTRDPSSDSQSQSYSSGHSQGLSPVSQTQVSFSSQSQVLSVVSPSESYASGQSLTLTAPSLSYSSASRAQNVPDASPTQNFISMHSSQNAQTQGSSSPQSQKFLPAVQSSSFATSTHCQTLQNNLPSPDPKSYAERKLDSNVYTPSKQEDDFPMQDLQVLQPQVSLESSTSRISDGEMNVPESAYKVSKADDRYSQSIIRSNSCLEDQVVGIALQGSKKEENIVGSMSQLNQQIGQVNSSATLDIKKTTNLMQTPQIRLNTKDLNQQHSLIQKVHEAKVQEQHDQIINASSQIQIPNNALGHGHQASLPNTHVLLDSACDLQILQQSILQASLGQIKTSLQVQRVQSPQQLVHPFLQMDGHIIRSNGEHSQQQLHPQNSEIMKMDLSDSSKPLQQHLTTKGHFSETTQHDSKNHFVSLGSVCFPEAMLLSDERNILSNVDDILAATAAACGVTPSDFSKSTSNETIPAVDDGDSKSHFQQSLDVGHVTSDFNSIAATVGKPPNINDISLNGNQVTVNLSPVPTLQSKMTLDQQHVEVPGQNKASKVTSPVVGPGHEVQEQSSGPFKKQSATSHEPEEDSEVAVDSTLNNNRNQEFVSSSRSISGESATSESEFALGGDDSAVSASSSRNTLAVLAMAPPGETVSVKIEEENQDLMHFNLQKKKTKGKGHPKEEDNSHQKQLKRPAQGKRQNPRGTDIYLPYTPPSSESCHDGYQHQEKMRQKIKEVEEKQPEVKTGFIASFLDFLKSGPKQQFSTLAVRMPNRTRRPGTQTVRAFCPPPLPKTAAATPAPLVSEAAAHSPSEKLDNELKNLEHLSSLSSDEDEPGVCSHDLYKSSSTTLNTSDATSDKKKKTVTEATQVATASTTAIAPGTAAPSSTAVGAVKQETLYSTPSAVKTPENINSSEPPKSIELDGLPSDQFAKGQDTVAIEGFTDEEDPESGGEGQYRERDEFVVKIEDIETFKEALKAGKEPPAIWKVQKALLQKFVPEIRDGQREFAATNSYLGYFGDAKSKYKRIYVKFIENTNKKEYVRVCSKKPRNKPSQTIRTVQAKPSNSSKTSDPPTPKTATTKAPSMKPKVKQLKVKAEPPPKKRKKWKEEFSSSQSDSSPEIHSSSSDDEEFNPPAPFVTRFLNTRAMKETFKSYMELLVSIALDPDTMQALEKSNDELLLPHMKKIDSMLNDNRKRLLLNLHLDQSFKNALESFPELTIITRDSKAKSGGSAMSKIKMNGKAYNKKTLRTSKTTTKSAQEFAVDPEKIQLYSLYHSLHHYKYHVYLICKDEISSVQKKNEDLGQEEIVQLCMKNVKWVEDLFEKFGELLNHVQQKCS, encoded by the exons TTTAAGCTATGAAGAAGGACATCCCTCAAACTCTGAAACAGACCTCCTTCAGAGACAGACTTTTGCAGCCTCTCATCAGCTTCCTGGATATGCTGCCACACCTCAGCCAACTG GTCTTTCTGGAATATTTGATACTAGTGTGAACAATGCCAGCACTAACACAAAAGAATCTTCAGTGATGAATTTTCTCTCTGCTGTTGAATCCCGAACTGCTCAGGCTGCTTCTTCAGGAACTACTCTTTTACCACAATTCAGGGCCCCATCCTGGCAGACAG gtatgCATTCCTCAGCACCAACTGAGCTGTTTGTTACTGGACCTTTGCCAACCACTGGAACACTTCCATCCCCTGCCGTCCCTGCTTATCAGCATCCTACCACCTTCAGCAATAGAAACTTTGCTACCACCTCACCTTTGGTGCTTCAGGATTCAACTTTTAACACTACATCAAATGGAATTTTAAGTTCTCATGATCCTTTGCTTCAAATCAAGACTTCCCAGGGAACTGTTCCAACTGCTTTGACATTTGAGCGCCTGGGCAGTTCTGCGATAAGTAACAGCATACCACCTCAGTCTTCAACGTACCGCTCAGCTCAAGAGTCTGCACCCCATCTTTTACAACCTCAGTTTAGTTTGTTGCCTTCAGCACTTGGTGGAGCCCAGCAAACTCCTCAAGCCTACGGTTCAACTCTCTTTACTAGTCCTACTGCTTCCATTGAAAGAGCTCTTCTCCGAGAATGTAGTGTTATTAAACACCATCAGCGGCCTTCAGGTACCCAGTctattcagacacaactgactggtTCACAGCATTCCTTACACAGTTATCTATCAAATGCAAGTGGGGTTAATTTTCAGGAAACAAGCAGGCAGTCATCTTTATCCTGTAGCCCAATTGGAGAGTCTACTCAGGTGAGCAGTGGAGGATTGCAACAGAAGCCCTCCCAGGTCTCAGTGGAACTTGCTCAGTCCTATTCATCTGCAATTCCATCGTCAGGGTATCCTCCTACTGCAAAAGTAAAAAGCTGTTCTACAAAACAACCACTAGCATCAACCAAGTCCCCCAAACCTCCAAGTATAATTCCTCCTGTGCAAACACTAAGCTATTCCAAACCTTTACATAACCAGAGTTCTGTAATATCAGGCCAAGCACAAATTTATTCTACAGCGCAGCTACCAAGCCTTTTATCAGTTAGTCAGTCTCAAAATTATGGTTTAGTACAGCCACATAATGTGCCATCTATTGTTCATTCACAGGTTTATAGGTCCAGCAAAGTTGAGAAGTTGCCATCCTTGTATAAAACATTGACTTTCTCTGGCTCGTCTCAGACTATAACCTCTGAAAATTCAACACTTAATTATTCTTCTAATCAGCAAGAGGTGTTATCTTCGGTTACAAATGAGAATTACCCTGCTCCAACAAGAGATCCATCTTCAGATAGCCAGTCTCAGAGTTACTCATCTGGTCATTCTCAGGGTTTATCACCAGTTAGCCAGACACAGGTTAGTTTTTCATCTCAGTCACAAGTTTTGTCAGTTGTTAGTCCTTCAGAAAGCTATGCTTCAGGTCAGTCCCTCACATTAACAGCCCCTTCTCTTTCTTATTCTTCTGCCTCTCGGGCTCAGAATGTGCCAGATGCTAGTCCAActcagaattttatttctatgCATTCTTCCCAAAATGCTCAGACCCAAGGGTCATCATCTCCCCAGTCCCAAAAGTTTTTGCCTGCTGTCCAGTCATCATCTTTTGCGACCTCAACTCACTGTCAGACCTTACAGAATAACCTACCTTCCCCTGATCCAAAGTCTTACGCTGAAAGAAAACTTGACTCAAATGTTTATACACCTTCAAAACAAGAGGATGATTTTCCAATGCAAGACTTACAGGTATTACAGCCACAAGTATCTCTTGAGTCATCAACCTCAAGGATCTCTGATGGGGAAATGAACGTTCCAGAGTCAGCTTATAAGGTATCAAAGGCAGATGACCGATATTCTCAGAGCATAATCAGAAGTAATTCCTGTCTTGAAGATCAGGTGGTTGGTATTGCTCTACAAGGgtctaaaaaagaagaaaacatagttgGTTCAATGTCACAACTTAACCAACAAATTGGCCAAGTCAATAGTTCTGCAACCCTTGATATTAAGAAGACAACTAATTTAATGCAAACTCCCCAAATACGGTTGAATACTAAAGACCTAAACCAGCAGCATTCTCTTATACAGAAGGTACATGAAGCCAAGGTCCAGGAGCAGCATGATCAAATAATTAATGCCTCATCTCAGATTCAAATTCCAAACAATGCTTTAGGGCACGGCCATCAGGCATCTCTTCCTAATACACATGTCCTTTTAGATTCTGCCTGTGATCTACAAATTCTTCAGCAGTCAATACTGCAGGCAAGTTTAGGACAAATAAAGACATCTTTACAAGTACAGCGTGTTCAAAGTCCTCAACAATTAGTGCATCCTTTCCTTCAAATGGATGGTCATATTATTCGGAGCAATGGCGAACATTCTCAGCAGCAACTCCATCCTCAAAATTCTGAAATTATGAAAATGGACCTTTCTGACTCTTCAAAACCATTACAGCAACATCTGACAACAAAGGGCCATTTTAGTGAAACAACTCAACATGATTCAAAGAatcattttgtttctcttggaTCAGTATGTTTCCCAGAGGCAATGCTCCTCAGTGATGagagaaatattttatcaaaCGTAGATGATATCTTAGCAGCTACAGCAGCAGCTTGTGGGGTCACACCTTCTGATTTCTCCAAGTCAACTTCAAATGAAACCATTCCTGCTGTTGACGATGGTGATTCTAAATCTCATTTTCAGCAGTCATTGGATGTTGGGCATGTGACATCAGATTTTAACTCCATAGCAGCTACAGTAGGAAAGCCaccaaatataaatgatatttccTTAAATGGAAATCAAGTTACTGTAAACCTTTCACCAGTACCTACTCTTCAGTCAAAGATGACTCTTGATCAACAACATGTTGAAGTACCTGGTCAAAATAAAGCTTCTAAAGTAACTTCACCAGTGGTCGGACCAGGTCATGAAGTGCAGGAGCAAAGTTCTGGTCCATTCAAGAAACAGTCTGCAACCAGTCATGAACCTGAAGAAGACAGTGAAGTTGCTGTTGATAGTACattaaataataacagaaatcaaGAATTCGTTTCCAGTAGTAGGAGCATAAGTGGAGAGAGTGCTACATCGGAGAGCGAGTTCGCCTTAGGCGGCGATGACAGTGCTGTGTCGGCGAGCTCCTCTAGGAATACGCTTGCGGTGTTGGCCATGGCCCCGCCTGGGGAGACAGTCAGTGTCAAGATTGAAGAGGAAAACCAAGATTTAATGCATTTTAACCTccagaagaagaaaactaaaggaaaagGGCACCCTAAAGAGGAAGACAACAGTCATCAGAAACAGCTGAAAAGACCTGCCCAAGGCAAACGCCAGAATCCAAGGGGAACAGATATATATTTGCCGTATACTCCCCCTTCCTCGGAAAGCTGCCATGATGGTTATCAGCATCAAGAAAAAATGAGACAGAAgatcaaagaagtagaggaaaaacaACCAGAAGTCAAAACTGGATTTATTGCCTCTTTCTTAGATTTTCTGAAATCTGGGCCCAAACAGCAGTTTTCCACTCTTGCTGTGAGAATGCCTAACAGGACTAGGCGACCAGGAACACAGACCGTTCGTGCATTTTGTCCCCCACCACTTCCAAAGACTGCAGCTGCGACCCCCGCACCTTTAGTGTCTGAGGCTGCGGCTCACAGTCCATCAGAAAAACTGGACAACGAGCTTAAAAACTTGGAACATTTATCTTCGCTTTCTTCTGATGAAGATGAGCCTGGAGTATGCAGTCATGATCTTTACAAAAGCAGCTCTACCACCTTAAATACTTCAGACGCTACTTctgataaaaagaagaaaacag TTACAGAAGCCACGCAGGTGGCGACTGCTAGCACGACTGCCATTGCTCCTGGCACTGCCGCTCCTTCCTCCACCGCTGTGGGTGCAGTTAAGCAAGAAACTCTGTACTCCACTCCATCTGCAGTAAAGACCCCAGAAAATATAAACTCTTCAGAGCCCCCAAAGTCCATCGAACTTGACGGTCTTCCTTCAGACCAGTTTGCCAAAGGACAGGACACTGTTGCCATAGaaggttttacagatgaggaggacCCAGAAAGTGGAGGAGAAGGCCAGTACAGAGAGCGTGATGAGTTTGTGGTAAAGATAGAAGACATAGAGACTTTTAAG GAGGCtttaaaagcaggaaaagaacCCCCAGCTATTTGGAAAGTACAAAAAGCTTTATTACAGAAGTTTGTTCCTGAAATTCGAGATGGGCAAAGAGAATTTGCGGCTACAAATAGT TACCTTGGATATTTTGGAGATGCAAAGAGTAAATACAAAAGGATATATGTGAAGTTCATTGAAAACACTAacaaaaaggagtatgtcagagTGTGTTCCAAAAAGCCAAGAAATAAGCCTTCACAAACTATcag AACTGTTCAGGCTAAGCCAAGTAACAGCAGTAAAACTTCTGATCCTCCAACACCAAAAACTGCAACAACAAAAGCCCCTTCCATGAAACCCAAAGTTAAACAGCTAAAAGTAAAGGCTGAGCCACcaccaaagaaaaggaagaaatggaaagaagaattTTCATCATCCCAATCCGACTCATCTCCTGAGATCCACTCTAGTAGTAGTGATGATGAGG AGTTTAATCCTCCAGCTCCTTTTGTCACTCGTTTTTTGAACACAAGAGCAATGAAGGAAACCTTTAAGAGTTACATGGAATTGCTTGTCAGCATTGCTTTGGATCCTGACACAATGCAAGCCTTAGAGAAGAGCAATG ATGAGCTACTTTTGCCTcatatgaaaaaaatagataGCATGCTGAATGATAACCGAAAGAGACTTCTTTTGAATCTTCATTTGGATCAGTCATTCAAG AATGCCTTGGAAAGTTTTCCTGAACTAACAATAATTACTCGAGACTCTAAAGCAAAAAGTGGGGGATCTGCTATGtctaaaatcaaaatgaatggcAAAGCTTATAATAAAAAAACTCTAAGAACTTCTAAAACAACTACTAAATCTGCACAA
- the QSER1 gene encoding glutamine and serine-rich protein 1 isoform X5 has translation MHSSAPTELFVTGPLPTTGTLPSPAVPAYQHPTTFSNRNFATTSPLVLQDSTFNTTSNGILSSHDPLLQIKTSQGTVPTALTFERLGSSAISNSIPPQSSTYRSAQESAPHLLQPQFSLLPSALGGAQQTPQAYGSTLFTSPTASIERALLRECSVIKHHQRPSGTQSIQTQLTGSQHSLHSYLSNASGVNFQETSRQSSLSCSPIGESTQVSSGGLQQKPSQVSVELAQSYSSAIPSSGYPPTAKVKSCSTKQPLASTKSPKPPSIIPPVQTLSYSKPLHNQSSVISGQAQIYSTAQLPSLLSVSQSQNYGLVQPHNVPSIVHSQVYRSSKVEKLPSLYKTLTFSGSSQTITSENSTLNYSSNQQEVLSSVTNENYPAPTRDPSSDSQSQSYSSGHSQGLSPVSQTQVSFSSQSQVLSVVSPSESYASGQSLTLTAPSLSYSSASRAQNVPDASPTQNFISMHSSQNAQTQGSSSPQSQKFLPAVQSSSFATSTHCQTLQNNLPSPDPKSYAERKLDSNVYTPSKQEDDFPMQDLQVLQPQVSLESSTSRISDGEMNVPESAYKVSKADDRYSQSIIRSNSCLEDQVVGIALQGSKKEENIVGSMSQLNQQIGQVNSSATLDIKKTTNLMQTPQIRLNTKDLNQQHSLIQKVHEAKVQEQHDQIINASSQIQIPNNALGHGHQASLPNTHVLLDSACDLQILQQSILQASLGQIKTSLQVQRVQSPQQLVHPFLQMDGHIIRSNGEHSQQQLHPQNSEIMKMDLSDSSKPLQQHLTTKGHFSETTQHDSKNHFVSLGSVCFPEAMLLSDERNILSNVDDILAATAAACGVTPSDFSKSTSNETIPAVDDGDSKSHFQQSLDVGHVTSDFNSIAATVGKPPNINDISLNGNQVTVNLSPVPTLQSKMTLDQQHVEVPGQNKASKVTSPVVGPGHEVQEQSSGPFKKQSATSHEPEEDSEVAVDSTLNNNRNQEFVSSSRSISGESATSESEFALGGDDSAVSASSSRNTLAVLAMAPPGETVSVKIEEENQDLMHFNLQKKKTKGKGHPKEEDNSHQKQLKRPAQGKRQNPRGTDIYLPYTPPSSESCHDGYQHQEKMRQKIKEVEEKQPEVKTGFIASFLDFLKSGPKQQFSTLAVRMPNRTRRPGTQTVRAFCPPPLPKTAAATPAPLVSEAAAHSPSEKLDNELKNLEHLSSLSSDEDEPGVCSHDLYKSSSTTLNTSDATSDKKKKTVTEATQVATASTTAIAPGTAAPSSTAVGAVKQETLYSTPSAVKTPENINSSEPPKSIELDGLPSDQFAKGQDTVAIEGFTDEEDPESGGEGQYRERDEFVVKIEDIETFKEALKAGKEPPAIWKVQKALLQKFVPEIRDGQREFAATNSYLGYFGDAKSKYKRIYVKFIENTNKKEYVRVCSKKPRNKPSQTIRTVQAKPSNSSKTSDPPTPKTATTKAPSMKPKVKQLKVKAEPPPKKRKKWKEEFSSSQSDSSPEIHSSSSDDEEFNPPAPFVTRFLNTRAMKETFKSYMELLVSIALDPDTMQALEKSNDELLLPHMKKIDSMLNDNRKRLLLNLHLDQSFKNALESFPELTIITRDSKAKSGGSAMSKIKMNGKAYNKKTLRTSKTTTKSAQEFAVDPEKIQLYSLYHSLHHYKYHVYLICKDEISSVQKKNEDLGQEEIVQLCMKNVKWVEDLFEKFGELLNHVQQKCS, from the exons atgCATTCCTCAGCACCAACTGAGCTGTTTGTTACTGGACCTTTGCCAACCACTGGAACACTTCCATCCCCTGCCGTCCCTGCTTATCAGCATCCTACCACCTTCAGCAATAGAAACTTTGCTACCACCTCACCTTTGGTGCTTCAGGATTCAACTTTTAACACTACATCAAATGGAATTTTAAGTTCTCATGATCCTTTGCTTCAAATCAAGACTTCCCAGGGAACTGTTCCAACTGCTTTGACATTTGAGCGCCTGGGCAGTTCTGCGATAAGTAACAGCATACCACCTCAGTCTTCAACGTACCGCTCAGCTCAAGAGTCTGCACCCCATCTTTTACAACCTCAGTTTAGTTTGTTGCCTTCAGCACTTGGTGGAGCCCAGCAAACTCCTCAAGCCTACGGTTCAACTCTCTTTACTAGTCCTACTGCTTCCATTGAAAGAGCTCTTCTCCGAGAATGTAGTGTTATTAAACACCATCAGCGGCCTTCAGGTACCCAGTctattcagacacaactgactggtTCACAGCATTCCTTACACAGTTATCTATCAAATGCAAGTGGGGTTAATTTTCAGGAAACAAGCAGGCAGTCATCTTTATCCTGTAGCCCAATTGGAGAGTCTACTCAGGTGAGCAGTGGAGGATTGCAACAGAAGCCCTCCCAGGTCTCAGTGGAACTTGCTCAGTCCTATTCATCTGCAATTCCATCGTCAGGGTATCCTCCTACTGCAAAAGTAAAAAGCTGTTCTACAAAACAACCACTAGCATCAACCAAGTCCCCCAAACCTCCAAGTATAATTCCTCCTGTGCAAACACTAAGCTATTCCAAACCTTTACATAACCAGAGTTCTGTAATATCAGGCCAAGCACAAATTTATTCTACAGCGCAGCTACCAAGCCTTTTATCAGTTAGTCAGTCTCAAAATTATGGTTTAGTACAGCCACATAATGTGCCATCTATTGTTCATTCACAGGTTTATAGGTCCAGCAAAGTTGAGAAGTTGCCATCCTTGTATAAAACATTGACTTTCTCTGGCTCGTCTCAGACTATAACCTCTGAAAATTCAACACTTAATTATTCTTCTAATCAGCAAGAGGTGTTATCTTCGGTTACAAATGAGAATTACCCTGCTCCAACAAGAGATCCATCTTCAGATAGCCAGTCTCAGAGTTACTCATCTGGTCATTCTCAGGGTTTATCACCAGTTAGCCAGACACAGGTTAGTTTTTCATCTCAGTCACAAGTTTTGTCAGTTGTTAGTCCTTCAGAAAGCTATGCTTCAGGTCAGTCCCTCACATTAACAGCCCCTTCTCTTTCTTATTCTTCTGCCTCTCGGGCTCAGAATGTGCCAGATGCTAGTCCAActcagaattttatttctatgCATTCTTCCCAAAATGCTCAGACCCAAGGGTCATCATCTCCCCAGTCCCAAAAGTTTTTGCCTGCTGTCCAGTCATCATCTTTTGCGACCTCAACTCACTGTCAGACCTTACAGAATAACCTACCTTCCCCTGATCCAAAGTCTTACGCTGAAAGAAAACTTGACTCAAATGTTTATACACCTTCAAAACAAGAGGATGATTTTCCAATGCAAGACTTACAGGTATTACAGCCACAAGTATCTCTTGAGTCATCAACCTCAAGGATCTCTGATGGGGAAATGAACGTTCCAGAGTCAGCTTATAAGGTATCAAAGGCAGATGACCGATATTCTCAGAGCATAATCAGAAGTAATTCCTGTCTTGAAGATCAGGTGGTTGGTATTGCTCTACAAGGgtctaaaaaagaagaaaacatagttgGTTCAATGTCACAACTTAACCAACAAATTGGCCAAGTCAATAGTTCTGCAACCCTTGATATTAAGAAGACAACTAATTTAATGCAAACTCCCCAAATACGGTTGAATACTAAAGACCTAAACCAGCAGCATTCTCTTATACAGAAGGTACATGAAGCCAAGGTCCAGGAGCAGCATGATCAAATAATTAATGCCTCATCTCAGATTCAAATTCCAAACAATGCTTTAGGGCACGGCCATCAGGCATCTCTTCCTAATACACATGTCCTTTTAGATTCTGCCTGTGATCTACAAATTCTTCAGCAGTCAATACTGCAGGCAAGTTTAGGACAAATAAAGACATCTTTACAAGTACAGCGTGTTCAAAGTCCTCAACAATTAGTGCATCCTTTCCTTCAAATGGATGGTCATATTATTCGGAGCAATGGCGAACATTCTCAGCAGCAACTCCATCCTCAAAATTCTGAAATTATGAAAATGGACCTTTCTGACTCTTCAAAACCATTACAGCAACATCTGACAACAAAGGGCCATTTTAGTGAAACAACTCAACATGATTCAAAGAatcattttgtttctcttggaTCAGTATGTTTCCCAGAGGCAATGCTCCTCAGTGATGagagaaatattttatcaaaCGTAGATGATATCTTAGCAGCTACAGCAGCAGCTTGTGGGGTCACACCTTCTGATTTCTCCAAGTCAACTTCAAATGAAACCATTCCTGCTGTTGACGATGGTGATTCTAAATCTCATTTTCAGCAGTCATTGGATGTTGGGCATGTGACATCAGATTTTAACTCCATAGCAGCTACAGTAGGAAAGCCaccaaatataaatgatatttccTTAAATGGAAATCAAGTTACTGTAAACCTTTCACCAGTACCTACTCTTCAGTCAAAGATGACTCTTGATCAACAACATGTTGAAGTACCTGGTCAAAATAAAGCTTCTAAAGTAACTTCACCAGTGGTCGGACCAGGTCATGAAGTGCAGGAGCAAAGTTCTGGTCCATTCAAGAAACAGTCTGCAACCAGTCATGAACCTGAAGAAGACAGTGAAGTTGCTGTTGATAGTACattaaataataacagaaatcaaGAATTCGTTTCCAGTAGTAGGAGCATAAGTGGAGAGAGTGCTACATCGGAGAGCGAGTTCGCCTTAGGCGGCGATGACAGTGCTGTGTCGGCGAGCTCCTCTAGGAATACGCTTGCGGTGTTGGCCATGGCCCCGCCTGGGGAGACAGTCAGTGTCAAGATTGAAGAGGAAAACCAAGATTTAATGCATTTTAACCTccagaagaagaaaactaaaggaaaagGGCACCCTAAAGAGGAAGACAACAGTCATCAGAAACAGCTGAAAAGACCTGCCCAAGGCAAACGCCAGAATCCAAGGGGAACAGATATATATTTGCCGTATACTCCCCCTTCCTCGGAAAGCTGCCATGATGGTTATCAGCATCAAGAAAAAATGAGACAGAAgatcaaagaagtagaggaaaaacaACCAGAAGTCAAAACTGGATTTATTGCCTCTTTCTTAGATTTTCTGAAATCTGGGCCCAAACAGCAGTTTTCCACTCTTGCTGTGAGAATGCCTAACAGGACTAGGCGACCAGGAACACAGACCGTTCGTGCATTTTGTCCCCCACCACTTCCAAAGACTGCAGCTGCGACCCCCGCACCTTTAGTGTCTGAGGCTGCGGCTCACAGTCCATCAGAAAAACTGGACAACGAGCTTAAAAACTTGGAACATTTATCTTCGCTTTCTTCTGATGAAGATGAGCCTGGAGTATGCAGTCATGATCTTTACAAAAGCAGCTCTACCACCTTAAATACTTCAGACGCTACTTctgataaaaagaagaaaacag TTACAGAAGCCACGCAGGTGGCGACTGCTAGCACGACTGCCATTGCTCCTGGCACTGCCGCTCCTTCCTCCACCGCTGTGGGTGCAGTTAAGCAAGAAACTCTGTACTCCACTCCATCTGCAGTAAAGACCCCAGAAAATATAAACTCTTCAGAGCCCCCAAAGTCCATCGAACTTGACGGTCTTCCTTCAGACCAGTTTGCCAAAGGACAGGACACTGTTGCCATAGaaggttttacagatgaggaggacCCAGAAAGTGGAGGAGAAGGCCAGTACAGAGAGCGTGATGAGTTTGTGGTAAAGATAGAAGACATAGAGACTTTTAAG GAGGCtttaaaagcaggaaaagaacCCCCAGCTATTTGGAAAGTACAAAAAGCTTTATTACAGAAGTTTGTTCCTGAAATTCGAGATGGGCAAAGAGAATTTGCGGCTACAAATAGT TACCTTGGATATTTTGGAGATGCAAAGAGTAAATACAAAAGGATATATGTGAAGTTCATTGAAAACACTAacaaaaaggagtatgtcagagTGTGTTCCAAAAAGCCAAGAAATAAGCCTTCACAAACTATcag AACTGTTCAGGCTAAGCCAAGTAACAGCAGTAAAACTTCTGATCCTCCAACACCAAAAACTGCAACAACAAAAGCCCCTTCCATGAAACCCAAAGTTAAACAGCTAAAAGTAAAGGCTGAGCCACcaccaaagaaaaggaagaaatggaaagaagaattTTCATCATCCCAATCCGACTCATCTCCTGAGATCCACTCTAGTAGTAGTGATGATGAGG AGTTTAATCCTCCAGCTCCTTTTGTCACTCGTTTTTTGAACACAAGAGCAATGAAGGAAACCTTTAAGAGTTACATGGAATTGCTTGTCAGCATTGCTTTGGATCCTGACACAATGCAAGCCTTAGAGAAGAGCAATG ATGAGCTACTTTTGCCTcatatgaaaaaaatagataGCATGCTGAATGATAACCGAAAGAGACTTCTTTTGAATCTTCATTTGGATCAGTCATTCAAG AATGCCTTGGAAAGTTTTCCTGAACTAACAATAATTACTCGAGACTCTAAAGCAAAAAGTGGGGGATCTGCTATGtctaaaatcaaaatgaatggcAAAGCTTATAATAAAAAAACTCTAAGAACTTCTAAAACAACTACTAAATCTGCACAA